In Pseudomonadota bacterium, the genomic window AAGCAACCAAAGCAAGACCCAAGGGAACATTATCCACCCTGTCAGCCCGATAGGTTGGATCAACTGCATCAACGATATTTACCGAAGCCTTGGGCACTAAAAACAGACTGAGCAACAAATAACTGGGGATAAACCAGCTACTGGCAAAAAAACCCAGATTACCGCCGGGTAGCGCTTTTGCAGCAGCCCAAACCCCGCCTATTAACGCACTGACATAAACCACATTAGTAAAATAAGCCGAGTTACTCTTGGTCAATATGGCAATGCCGTTAAAGACTTTGTGGATTATCTCCCCTCCCCCGTAAGTGTAAATAATATCCATGCATCCCGCCTAACTATCTGTTGCCGCCTCAATGATATTTTCCAACGAGCGAATGTGCTGATTCAAACGCCAAATACCTTCATAATCTGCTTTCTGCATCATCGCCTGAATGCGCATACGCGCATGTTGCAAATTTTGCTTAAACTCCTTCACGGCTGAAGCATCTACTTGAATGCTCTCTAACTCCTCAACAGCCAACATAATCTCAGCGGCAATAGTATCAAACTGGGTTAAAATCAAAGAAATTGCGATAAATCGCGCCGCATCTCGTAGCAAAATCACATTGGCATGCGCGGCGGCGCAAACTTGTATGTACTTAAAAATCGGCACTGCATAAGCATCACCTAAAATGGCTTGCTCTTCTTTTGTCAAAGCAGCACCACTTAGATATTTCATTTGCAAGCTAGTAACTACCCGAATTACCCGCTGCGTCATGCCTTGAGCTTGGGAAATTCGCACTTTGACAGTTTTTGGCTTTAAACAAAGGCTCTGCTCATCACACACCAAACCAGAAGATTCGCCGCCTTCTAAATAGGCTTGAGAAAAATTAATGGCATCTGCCCGTGGAGAAATCTGATGCAGCCTATAAGTGTTACCTTCTTTTCTCGAGATAACCGTACCAACAATACTCATGATAAACTCGCAAACATCTTGGTCATCAGCATATTTGGGAATGCGTTTGAGAACCTTCCAAACCAAATTGTACTCTCCAGTGAGCAAGTCTTTATATTTCCTACCGTTGAGATAGGACTGCTGCTGTGTTTCACTACGGCATTTCGACATAGCTCCGTAAAAATCCGTCGAACTACCCCCACCTCTTGCTATATCCTGACACAGTGTCTCGCGCATTGCCCCCTGCTTGGGTAAAACCGCATCAAATATCGATTGTCGCATCCGACAGTCATCCAAAGTCATGTTGTTAATCATCTGCAAATAATGCCGCAGGTCAGACATCAAACCCTCAATCTGTGGGGCAAAGGTTTTCATCGCCAGCTGAAAACCATAAGTCGGCAAGCCTCTACCAACTCGCTGCAACATTTCCTTAAATTCCCGGGCATTCATAAAACTCATGCCGCCAAAACGCATGTCCATATTGCCGCAAGACCCCTGCCCTATCCCACTGGGAAGACGCACATTGAACGGCTGCACCGCTTTGTTCTTTTGCCGAACTGCAACTCCGCCCAAGGTATAATGCCCTACGGCCTGATCCCGAAACGATCCTGGGTCTGTATGATTGGCAGCAGCACCCAGCTTGGCAAACATATGCTCTAAACCGCCGGCCAAAGATGCAGACGGCAACAATAAAATCAGCCACAAGCAAACCAACAAACGGTTTTGCATAATCATGCCGCCACCAACTGCGGCAACAACAGTTCTAAATTCTGCAATAACTGTTCCTGCGTTACCATACCCCAAGCAACCGGTATAACCTGCATCGTACTTGGATTTGCCAAAAACAATGCTGGATAAACACCTTGTGGATTAATCAAGGCCAACGCGCCATTGTCCCTGACTACCTTGGCAATTCCTGCCATAACTCCGCCATCAGCAGCTATACCCTGCAACTCAAATCCATAGCTTTCTGCAAACCTGGCTACAACCGGTGCAAACCGATGACAATAAGGACAACTCTGCTTGAAAGCAAAAAATAACCCATAAGTTTTCGCAAGCTGTTTTAACTGCTCGGTTAACCGCTCTGCCCGCTGCTTTTGAGCAATTGCTTGATGCCAAGGATGTGGATTACCATTATGCGAATAGCCACTGCTTTGCAAAAGATGCGAAAGACTCCACATCTTGGCAAATTCCGTAGAACGAGCTTCAAATTCTAATTGCTTTTGCTTAACTTGGGTAACATTTGACAACGTAGGCTGCAAAAGAGCTGTGGCGAGGGTTTCTGCAAACTCCTTACGCATTAACTCAATACGCTCAGCATTGGTTTTGGGCGGCTTTAATTGCTGTTTTAAGTTTTGCCTTATTAACTGTTTTGCGGTTTCCTGCTTTAAAGGTTCGCTTTTAAAAAATTGCTGTTCCCGGTACCAAAGCCAGCCTTGCTCTGGTTTTTCTACAAAAGCCTTACAGCAGACAGGAACTGCCTGCACTATACTGCAACAAAGCGATAAGCCAATCCTACATAACCACTGCATTGCTGACCCCCGTTACGTTTTTTCTGCCACTTTTTGTTTGTCCTGGTGTTAATGACCTCGGTGGTAACTGCTTCGTTGCTACCTGCTCTGGATGAAAGCGTTTTGCCATTCCTTTGATTTTTGCACCGGCATTGTGTTGCAACTCTGTGGTGAACTTTTTAAAATCTGGTTTATTGGTTTTATGCATGATGTCTTCAAACACCTCACGCAAATCGAGCTTGGAAAAATCCACCCGGCTGATTTCTGCAACCGTCAAACCGCGACAATTGGGATATTTAGGATCACCCCAACCCATACCCAATTGCCCCCTGCCCTGCTCTTGCACAATCCGCACCAACTTCGAGCCAAAGCAACAAAAACTGGAACGCTTGCGCAGACAAATTCCTAATTTTTTCTTGGCGCAGAATGTACCGACAAACACACATTTACGCTGACCGCGTAATTGCGCCAGCTGTCTTTCTTCTGCTTTACAGGTATAGCCAAAAGTCTTGCCCCAACCCTTGCCGGTGCCACAACAATCCCTAAAGCTCAAACAATCCTTGCGGCAACTACGCACCTGACCTGTAAAAATGGTAATCGGATGTTTAGTCATGCCCTTTGACATCTCTTTCAAAATGGCCAATTTTGAAATCGCTTCAGCAAAATCCTGATTCGGAGCCCAAGCATGTTCATCACAATTGCTATCAAGACAAAAAGGCACAGGACCTGTTAAAGAAGATCCCTGCACTGTTTCTAGAACGTGTTCACACTCAAAAGTTTGCGTGTATTCAACACAGGTGCCCTGTAACTTGGTTTTACAACGGCTGTCGATCTGCCGGCAACCCCTACGCCTTAAGTCACCACAGGTGTTTTTCGAGGGAAAGCTACATTTGTAGGTGCGTTTTTTCTTCCACCAATCCCTGATTATCGGATGACCATTAATCTCCCTGGTTTCCGGTCCTTCTAAGATTTGTTCATCTACATACTCGCATAAGCCCTTATCAGCTTGTTTTTCCAATGATCTACACCGATCTCCTATACGTTCATGAATATCCTCATCTTTTAAAATGGTTCTGTATGTAATATCAATTTGAGCTGTAAAATTAAGCCACAACCAAGAATATCCGTTTGATGTACTAACACTTAAAGTACCATTTTGTGAAAGAGAAGCACTGCCACTGACAAGCTTCAGAGATTCAACTCTATCTCTCAGTTCTTCAGGAAGAGGAGAAGAAATAGATGTACTCGCTGCATAATGCCCAGGATTGTTTGGATTTGAGGAGTCATATTTTTGCCCCGTGATAACATTTCTACTCAATCCCCCTGACCAACCATGTGAATACACAGGTACCGAAACTCGATGAATTTGAGTGCGCGGAACATCAATCCTAATCTGCCGCGTTTGCGTACAGGCATAATACGTTGGCCCCCTCGCCTCTTCGCATTCATGCACCGTTGTTTTAACTGATTTTGTGGTACGTCGCAGGCTTTCCTTGGCCTTAATCTTATCCAAAGCGTGCGTCACGATATAATCACCGGCTTGGATAAATTCGTTTTTCTCATCGAATAAATACATCGGCCTTTGGTTGGCAGCCTCCTGTAAACTACCACTCACTTGTTTGGCCATATCACTTGAGTTTTCATTGCCTCCAATAAACAAGGAACTTGCATCATTTTCCATTGCCGCTGAATCATTGAAATACCGCTGCTGCGCGCAATTACCAGCTGCCCCAGCAAGGGGGGCAAGCTGCGAGTGATCAGCAGTGCCTGCTTCACTTTGAGCAAAGCTCTTGCCCGCATT contains:
- a CDS encoding conjugal transfer protein TraN — its product is MLLFIVFKSAAASDQRSYNAGKSFAQSEAGTADHSQLAPLAGAAGNCAQQRYFNDSAAMENDASSLFIGGNENSSDMAKQVSGSLQEAANQRPMYLFDEKNEFIQAGDYIVTHALDKIKAKESLRRTTKSVKTTVHECEEARGPTYYACTQTRQIRIDVPRTQIHRVSVPVYSHGWSGGLSRNVITGQKYDSSNPNNPGHYAASTSISSPLPEELRDRVESLKLVSGSASLSQNGTLSVSTSNGYSWLWLNFTAQIDITYRTILKDEDIHERIGDRCRSLEKQADKGLCEYVDEQILEGPETREINGHPIIRDWWKKKRTYKCSFPSKNTCGDLRRRGCRQIDSRCKTKLQGTCVEYTQTFECEHVLETVQGSSLTGPVPFCLDSNCDEHAWAPNQDFAEAISKLAILKEMSKGMTKHPITIFTGQVRSCRKDCLSFRDCCGTGKGWGKTFGYTCKAEERQLAQLRGQRKCVFVGTFCAKKKLGICLRKRSSFCCFGSKLVRIVQEQGRGQLGMGWGDPKYPNCRGLTVAEISRVDFSKLDLREVFEDIMHKTNKPDFKKFTTELQHNAGAKIKGMAKRFHPEQVATKQLPPRSLTPGQTKSGRKNVTGVSNAVVM
- a CDS encoding conjugal transfer protein TraH — encoded protein: MGYGNAGTVIAEFRTVVAAVGGGMIMQNRLLVCLWLILLLPSASLAGGLEHMFAKLGAAANHTDPGSFRDQAVGHYTLGGVAVRQKNKAVQPFNVRLPSGIGQGSCGNMDMRFGGMSFMNAREFKEMLQRVGRGLPTYGFQLAMKTFAPQIEGLMSDLRHYLQMINNMTLDDCRMRQSIFDAVLPKQGAMRETLCQDIARGGGSSTDFYGAMSKCRSETQQQSYLNGRKYKDLLTGEYNLVWKVLKRIPKYADDQDVCEFIMSIVGTVISRKEGNTYRLHQISPRADAINFSQAYLEGGESSGLVCDEQSLCLKPKTVKVRISQAQGMTQRVIRVVTSLQMKYLSGAALTKEEQAILGDAYAVPIFKYIQVCAAAHANVILLRDAARFIAISLILTQFDTIAAEIMLAVEELESIQVDASAVKEFKQNLQHARMRIQAMMQKADYEGIWRLNQHIRSLENIIEAATDS
- the traF gene encoding conjugal transfer protein TraF, translated to MQWLCRIGLSLCCSIVQAVPVCCKAFVEKPEQGWLWYREQQFFKSEPLKQETAKQLIRQNLKQQLKPPKTNAERIELMRKEFAETLATALLQPTLSNVTQVKQKQLEFEARSTEFAKMWSLSHLLQSSGYSHNGNPHPWHQAIAQKQRAERLTEQLKQLAKTYGLFFAFKQSCPYCHRFAPVVARFAESYGFELQGIAADGGVMAGIAKVVRDNGALALINPQGVYPALFLANPSTMQVIPVAWGMVTQEQLLQNLELLLPQLVAA